In Electrophorus electricus isolate fEleEle1 chromosome 6, fEleEle1.pri, whole genome shotgun sequence, a single genomic region encodes these proteins:
- the LOC113586299 gene encoding solute carrier family 10 member 6-like isoform X2 yields the protein MWSNCKSNVSNVSMLAGFTTNHNQHLTVVLMAAMSLVVFCIGCSAEVRKIWGHLRHPTGILAIAVIILGSCPGGIFSNIITYWIDGDVELSITMTSISTLLATAGLPLSLYIYTQGWIAAGCIQIPYLQIGFTFITMIIPVSFGIVTKYKWPKAAKIILKIGSAIGGLVIMGLGVISVLLEKVRWNTSWPLLVIGGVFPILGGLAGFGIAVVLQQPLNRCRTIAMETGAQNMHICLGVLQLVFSLEQLAEVIMVTVMYSSVQLCGGLLLVLVFQMYKKKCQKQPFTATEKQNQSSRSVPRSHGEIQSVRM from the exons ATGTGGAGCAACTGCAAAAGTAACGTTAGCAACGTTAGCATGCTGGCCGGCTTCACAACCAATCACAACCAGCATCTGACCGTGGTACTGATGGCTGCGATGTCCCTTGTGGTCTTCTGCATTGGCTGCTCGGCGGAGGTGCGGAAGATCTGGGGACACTTGCGCCACCCAACAGGTATCCTG GCCATCGCTGTGATTATCCTGGGCTCGTGTCCTGGAGGGATCTTTTCCAACATCATCACCTACTGGATAGATGGGGACGTggagctcag CATCACCATGACGAGTATCTCCACCCTGCTGGCTACCGCTGGCTTGCCACTGTCTCTGTACATCTACACGCAGGGATGGATCGCGGCAGGATGTATCCAGATCCCTTATCTCCAGATAg gattCACTTTTATCACTATGATCATCCCAGTGAGCTTTGGGATCGTGACCAAATACAAGTGGCCAAAAGCAGCAAAAATCATTTTGAAG attgGGTCAGCGATAGGTGGTCTGGTGATTATGGGTCTCGGTGTTATCAGTGTTCTACTTGAGAAAGTGAGATGGAACACAAGCTGGCCCCTCCTTGTCATTGGAGGCGTGTTTCCCATCTTGGGTGGTCTGGCTGGATTTGGCATTGCTGTTGTACTGCAACAACCTTTGAATCG GTGCAGGACCATCGCCATGGAGACAGGAGCTCAGAACATGCACATCTGTTTAGGTGTGCTGCAGTTGGTTTTTTCCCTGGAACAGCTTGCAGAAGTAATCATGGTAACAGTTATGTACTCCAGCGTTCAGCTGTGCGGGGGCTTGCTGCTGGTGTTAG tcTTTCAGATGTATAAGAAAAAATGTCAGAAGCAGCCCTTCACCGCCACGGAAAAACAGAATCAGAGTTCTCGCAGTGTGCCGCGTTCACATGGAGAAATCCAGAGTGTTCGAATGTGA
- the LOC113586299 gene encoding solute carrier family 10 member 6-like isoform X1: MWSNCKSNVSNVSMLAGFTTNHNQHLTVVLMAAMSLVVFCIGCSAEVRKIWGHLRHPTGILVGLLCQFGIMPLTAYLLALGFSITSVQAIAVIILGSCPGGIFSNIITYWIDGDVELSITMTSISTLLATAGLPLSLYIYTQGWIAAGCIQIPYLQIGFTFITMIIPVSFGIVTKYKWPKAAKIILKIGSAIGGLVIMGLGVISVLLEKVRWNTSWPLLVIGGVFPILGGLAGFGIAVVLQQPLNRCRTIAMETGAQNMHICLGVLQLVFSLEQLAEVIMVTVMYSSVQLCGGLLLVLVFQMYKKKCQKQPFTATEKQNQSSRSVPRSHGEIQSVRM; encoded by the exons ATGTGGAGCAACTGCAAAAGTAACGTTAGCAACGTTAGCATGCTGGCCGGCTTCACAACCAATCACAACCAGCATCTGACCGTGGTACTGATGGCTGCGATGTCCCTTGTGGTCTTCTGCATTGGCTGCTCGGCGGAGGTGCGGAAGATCTGGGGACACTTGCGCCACCCAACAGGTATCCTGGTGGGTCTTCTGTGCCAGTTTGGCATTATGCCCCTGACCGCCTACCTGTTGGCTCTGGGGTTCAGCATCACTTCTGTGCAGGCCATCGCTGTGATTATCCTGGGCTCGTGTCCTGGAGGGATCTTTTCCAACATCATCACCTACTGGATAGATGGGGACGTggagctcag CATCACCATGACGAGTATCTCCACCCTGCTGGCTACCGCTGGCTTGCCACTGTCTCTGTACATCTACACGCAGGGATGGATCGCGGCAGGATGTATCCAGATCCCTTATCTCCAGATAg gattCACTTTTATCACTATGATCATCCCAGTGAGCTTTGGGATCGTGACCAAATACAAGTGGCCAAAAGCAGCAAAAATCATTTTGAAG attgGGTCAGCGATAGGTGGTCTGGTGATTATGGGTCTCGGTGTTATCAGTGTTCTACTTGAGAAAGTGAGATGGAACACAAGCTGGCCCCTCCTTGTCATTGGAGGCGTGTTTCCCATCTTGGGTGGTCTGGCTGGATTTGGCATTGCTGTTGTACTGCAACAACCTTTGAATCG GTGCAGGACCATCGCCATGGAGACAGGAGCTCAGAACATGCACATCTGTTTAGGTGTGCTGCAGTTGGTTTTTTCCCTGGAACAGCTTGCAGAAGTAATCATGGTAACAGTTATGTACTCCAGCGTTCAGCTGTGCGGGGGCTTGCTGCTGGTGTTAG tcTTTCAGATGTATAAGAAAAAATGTCAGAAGCAGCCCTTCACCGCCACGGAAAAACAGAATCAGAGTTCTCGCAGTGTGCCGCGTTCACATGGAGAAATCCAGAGTGTTCGAATGTGA